In Paenibacillus sp. 1781tsa1, one DNA window encodes the following:
- a CDS encoding DUF4362 domain-containing protein encodes MRKSMLILSLALMLLTACQTNDPTTDASGITQAFPEIIEPHNPEQAEQSGDVVVLHGGMRNGDTWNTFMKNVKKKQQDQVRVTMYTIEGGAIIQELIYDGSAIQSTYDNSRDAYGSKQGVKTDTCKGIVTMKSEEGNVFYVLTGCEKQENPFMMPKL; translated from the coding sequence ATGAGAAAAAGTATGCTTATCCTATCGTTAGCTTTAATGCTGTTAACTGCCTGTCAGACAAATGATCCAACAACGGATGCTTCCGGGATTACGCAAGCTTTTCCAGAAATTATTGAGCCCCATAATCCAGAGCAAGCGGAGCAGAGCGGGGATGTGGTTGTGCTTCATGGAGGCATGCGGAACGGAGATACGTGGAATACATTTATGAAAAATGTGAAGAAAAAACAGCAGGATCAGGTTCGTGTAACGATGTATACCATTGAAGGTGGGGCTATTATCCAGGAATTGATATACGATGGCTCAGCTATTCAATCGACTTACGATAACTCAAGGGATGCTTATGGCTCCAAACAGGGAGTGAAGACTGACACCTGCAAAGGGATCGTGACGATGAAGAGTGAGGAAGGGAATGTGTTTTACGTGTTAACTGGTTGCGAGAAGCAAGAGAACCCTTTTATGATGCCTAAGTTGTAA